Below is a window of Staphylococcus succinus DNA.
ACAAACCAAACCCCCTCCCTTAAAAAAGGAAGAGGGTTTTTTGACATTAATTTGGTTTAAATTAGAATGCTTTAAATTAAACATCTATTGTTACCTATGCATCTTCGATTACTTTATCCTTAGATGCACCATAACCAAAAATTAAGAAACATATTGGCATAATCAATAAAAATATTATACCTGCGTTCCAATTACCTGTAGCATCAAATAAGAATCCCATAAATATAGGACCAATGGCTCCTATTAAATAACCTACCGATTGACCAAAACCCGATAAAGAGATACTGCCATCACTTGTCCGTGCTCTAATAGAAAAAAATGTCATACATAAACTAAAACAAGCACCCATTGCTAGTCCTGCAATGATAATACCAATAATTAATAAAACAAGATTATGTGCAAACAAAAAACTAAATCCAATTAAGAATAAAGCTGTTATAATAACCACTAAAATACGTTGCTCTTTTAATCTAGCAGCAATGATTGGAAAGATAAATGTCATAGGTACTTGAGCAAACTGATTAATCATGAATAAATAACCCGCAGTAGTTGGATCTAAACCTCTATTAATTAATATGGCTGGTACCCAAGCCACCACCGAGTAAACCATCATAGATTGAAAGCCCATAGTCAGTGCAATCATCCAAGCCAGTTTAGAATTGAATACTTTTATTTTACAATGTGACTTTATTCGCGCATCACTCAAAGAAGATTTTTCGAGTTT
It encodes the following:
- a CDS encoding CynX/NimT family MFS transporter; its protein translation is MSEPYRINKIQENWSVVIAIMFIASTLRAPLTSVGPVVNEIIKELKINDSIAGSLTTIPLIIFAIISPLVSKVTSYLTISRTLLLLTILLGIALIVRVAGDFNIFLIGTILLGVAIAFGNVLLPSYVKWYFPTQIGIATGMYSAMMHFTGGLGGGLSVPLSTLTLFNFRLSLSIWIILAALAMLLWLPKMKKSVKLEKSSLSDARIKSHCKIKVFNSKLAWMIALTMGFQSMMVYSVVAWVPAILINRGLDPTTAGYLFMINQFAQVPMTFIFPIIAARLKEQRILVVIITALFLIGFSFLFAHNLVLLIIGIIIAGLAMGACFSLCMTFFSIRARTSDGSISLSGFGQSVGYLIGAIGPIFMGFLFDATGNWNAGIIFLLIMPICFLIFGYGASKDKVIEDA